In the genome of Microcoleus vaginatus PCC 9802, the window AGCCTTGCGCGTATCCTTGTATAATTGTCGGTATATCATATTGCATATATTTATCAGTTGTCATTTCTCAGTTAACTTTTCAAAGTCAACATTAGCAATTAGGAATAATCATGTCTGAAACCATCGAACCTATTACCTTACCGCCCGCCAAAAACCCTGAGCAAGAAGGCCAATGGCTCCAACAAACGCTGCTGGCATGGCTAGACTCCGAGTTTATCCCAGAAGCCGCCAACCAGCAAATAGCTAAAAGAGCTGCCCAAATCTATGTCCGCCAGCGTATGGAAGGCGAAAACGACTTGGGCAGCCTCGTAATTGCGATCGTCACCGAAATGCAGGCCTATGATTTTTCTAAAAGCTTCTACGGCGAATTTGCGATCGCCAACGCCGTCAGCGACTTGTTACTCGAAAGTCTCGGCATCGATAAATGCTGCGGCCAGTGAAGCAAGAAGGAGGAAAATTTAACTCATAAGTCTGAAACAAAAATCAACCCCAAACATAATCCTGCCGATTAATTGTGAGTTTTTTTCTTCCTTCTTCCTTCTTCCTTCTTCCTTCTTCCTTCTTCCTTCTTCCTTCGTGCTACCAGCTAGACTTCACAACACCGGGCAAAAGACCTTCGTGAGCCATTTCTCGCATCATGTTGCGAGACAGTCCGAAGTCACGATAGTAACCTCTGGGCCGTCCAGTTGCCCAGCAGCGGTTCCGCAAGCGAGTCCGCGAACTGCTGCGGGGTAGCTGTTGCAGTTGGCGGTGAATCGCCATTTTGTCCATCTGATTGTTTGCTTGGTCAAACTGGTCTTTCAGGTCTTCCCGCTTGTCGGCGTACTTGTCTACGAGTCTCTGGCGCTTTTTCTCGCGCTCGACCATGCTCTTCTTAGCCATAATCTGTTGATATCCTTAGATAAATCACAATCTACTATTTTACTATATTTTTGTCTTTTTGGATAACTTTAGTTTTAAATATTTTTATTTACACACAACAACTTATCTCATTTGCAGAGTGCCTCAGCTAATATTGTACGATCGACAGTTGCTCGAATTCGAGCTGACCCACCCTAGGAACTACTCCTGGTTCTCGCCAAGAGTTTGTTGTGCAGCGTGTCGAATGTGGAGGATGCGAACTGCGGACACATCTTCACTTTCGGCAATAGTGAAAAGAATGCGGTATGAGTTGCGCCCTTTACCGTAAAGTAACTGCCTAATTTCTTTACTGAAGTATTGATTTTCCCTGGCGAGAGGACAGCGTTTTGGCATCGCTGATAAAGACTCGATTGCCTTCAACAATCCCTCATACCACTCCCTTGCTTTCTCTGGTGATGTCATCTGAGATAATAGCAGGAATGCACTATCCGCTTGTGCTTCTGCAACGCTAGAAATTTCAATGAGATATCTCATCAGTTTCTTGGAAAACTGTACTTGGTGCGCTGTGATTTAGCAAATTCATCAAAAGAACGGAACCGTCCTAACTCAAAATCATTTA includes:
- a CDS encoding 30S ribosomal protein S14, translating into MAKKSMVEREKKRQRLVDKYADKREDLKDQFDQANNQMDKMAIHRQLQQLPRSSSRTRLRNRCWATGRPRGYYRDFGLSRNMMREMAHEGLLPGVVKSSW
- a CDS encoding type II toxin-antitoxin system RelE/ParE family toxin, which codes for MRYLIEISSVAEAQADSAFLLLSQMTSPEKAREWYEGLLKAIESLSAMPKRCPLARENQYFSKEIRQLLYGKGRNSYRILFTIAESEDVSAVRILHIRHAAQQTLGENQE